atacgtcctccatagacagcaatgggagcagtacggtgcagcacacgtgcggcaccgtacctgggaaaaagataggacctgtcctatcttttcccgtaatacggcgccgtgcgccatgtatctctatggagagggctgggggtgagctgcgctcacctcctcctcctctccccatgcactgccgttgcccggtacggtacgggcgggcaacggcagtgtgaatgtagcctaacactacAGACTTTGTATTCCTTTAAATCTCTGTATGGGAACTCGTATGGAAAATTCTGTCAATATTCACTGCGGCTCACTTATCATTGATTTTCCTCAACTGTTTTGGCagcaaaatgttacaaaaaaaagtAGCATCATGGTTTTTGTGAGTTTTTGGAAACAGAAAAGATGCCTGGGACATGTAACAGCTGTCTAACATAATTGTACTACCCAAAAGACTTTCTGTCATCTATTGCAAGGCCAGGTTTATGTATTGCGGCTTTAAAGCACGGCGCTCGCCCatctccatcagttccatagagataatagagcagaagggtcatgcgcggccgtctgctccattaatctgccgGAATGACGAGGTGTGCgaaggacccctcgtttttgcaatctgcgggggtctcagcaagacgggatagggcctaactttccttcatggaaaaacccctttaaaaagtcaCTTCagtcctccccttatttttccatgtacagagctgtatgatggcttTTTTCTGACAAAATATACTTCCTAGTGATAGTTTTTTATTTTcgttgccatgtactgggaatctgGGAAAGAAAACATATATAGCACCATACTTTTGTGAGCTTtgttttcactgtgcgctccaaatgcgACCTCCCATTTACTCCTTTTGgtcgttaaaggggtttgcctatgaaagaaaattctcaaatttctgtCCCTtttattaacacaataaagataatttttaaccctttactttacaagtttactcagttttattagtGTTTTAGCCCCTATCACTCAGCGATGGTCAGTGTAGGATTTCAAAGTAGCAAGTTTGCGTATCTGAGCTCTGCCAAGTCAGAAGGTGTGTACAGGGTACGCACACACAGTCCACTGCCGTGCTCATGACGCCGACGAGCAGTTAACTGCACAAGCGCAAGGGTATAGGGTTCACTACGCACAAGGTTTGTTGCCCAGTGAGCCGATGTCAGAGAGGGAGGGTTAGGAGCTGATAAGATGTGGGAGGGTTAGGAATAAAATATTAACGAGCGGGGCAGTGCCTAGCGTTATGCTAATCAACCAGCAAACATTTGAAAACCCGGGACTTGGCCAGGACTTGTTGGCATGGAGCCAGGTAAGCTTTATCAGAGGATATTTAAGAAACGGAGGGGAGCAGAGGTCTGAATCTAACAGTTATCTAATGTACTAGGCAGTGTCTATTGCAGCCTGTAACCAGTGAAATTGTGCcttctggtaacaggttccctttacaaggaatgtgatttttagctggtgaccggTTCCAGTAGCCTCTGatgatttttaaaaatgccttttcagcattctgaatcatttctgtAGTTTCATACAGTTCCCTCTCATTTCTCCACTTCctttcatgtgcattgagcaggcaggggagggaggtggatggtgtggaggagatacaggcacacacaggttgcagtGTTACAACCACCACTTCCCCTGGATgcgccacacgctgctggcagaaaGCCAGGTAATGTACATAAAACTACGGTATTATGTACTACTGCAATGATTAAgaatgacaaagacatttttaaaataagaatAGCTGAGGCTTttcgaacctgtcaccagctaaaaatgacattcctggtcacAGGTTTGCTAGCCTTCTGATGAATGTCTCTCCATTGACAATGGCATAGCTAAACGTATAATTTAGATCATGTCTATCCTGCTCTAGCAGACCTTATAAATGTGGAACTACCTACTCTACAGAACTATAGAATAGCAAAAAGAATAAAGCAACTTGGCATACTTAAACTATATATTGAATATACCAAAATGTTGCCTTGTTTTAAACAGCAGGGGGATTTCGGTAATAAAGTAGTGCTTTGACGGAGAATCCTTGGGTCTAGTAAATATGTTGTATTTATCCTATGCAGTGTGGCACTTTTTTTGtgggtgttgtgtgtgtgtgtgtgtgtgttatatatttattattgtataTGTGAATCTAAAGCTAACAATATTTACATTTACAGGGTTTACTTCAATTTTGTGGATTTGAATCCAAGTAACGTGGGCTGGAATAAGACTACCTTCGCGTAGGAATGTCTCAGTTCTCCATGGACAACAGATGACAACTGAGTATATTAAAAGCTTTGCCTGTGTGACACATTCCATATTAAATAAACATGGTCAATTACAAATGGCTCTTTTGTGTTGTTTATTAGGTAGTGTCCTATGTGAAATGGATTTATAGTTTGTGTTTTTTAAGGTCTATAATTCCCATTCTTTAGTCAGTTTTAGAAAGCTTTTACAAAGTACAAAGAATTAAGAAAAGAACAATAAAAAGAACAGGGTTAGGTCATATCACAATCAAAACAACCTGACCTGGTTGGGGCTATAGTAATAATGAAAGTAGCAAACATTACAATGCAggttgttataatctaaaattaaTATAGAAGGATGCATGAAGAGGCAGTGCCAACCAACAAAGTTTTATTGACAGGAGAAGGTAAGAAACACCAGGGTACACTGAAAGCATACCCTGCTTCAGGGTCCGGTTGGGAAGTTAGGTAGTCAGCCTATATCCAGAAGAAAGATCAGTCAACCAAGGTCCCCAAACTTTGCGATAGGTTACCTACGTGCGTGCAAATCTGATGTTTGCTCATGCCTTTTAGATGAATTATTTCCTTAAATTGCTCAGCATAGAAGCCTGGGGTTTGCACGAGGAAGAATTACAGGTCTTGCAGTTGGTAGTAGGATGTGGGAGAGGGTCTTTGGAgtgtgcagtttttgatgtccagacCAGGTATAGAGTCAAAAAAAGAGTAGCTTCTATACATGATATATTCTTACTTATTATAATCCAGGCCTGTTTTTGGGTTCAAAAATTGAACATGGGAACGCACCCTTAGGCCGGGTTTAAGGTCCATTTTTGGCTAGTTGGAGAAAGGGGTGTGAGCACTGCATGCTCCTCCCCTTTCAATAGGAAGCTGAGTTGCTGTGCTGCAAAAATGGACAGGAATAGtacctgctctatattttgcagTACAGCTGCACGGATTAGTCTCTGTGAGTTGGCGCACAAATCTTACTAGAATTTAAGTTAGGATGTTTGTgacgcaaggggttaatgaattggcgtATGACTGAAAAGCTTTAGAACTGCCTCCACCTCAGAAATAGAATTCCgtagaccagctttttgcagctctaagAGTCAGGATTTTAAATTTGTGCCCAAAAAAAGAAAGCGTGAGGGTCTGACAAATATTGTGGCACCAACACATCATTAATAAGGTGAACAGGCACAAGGGAAAAAAGATTCAAAATCTGCCAGTAAACTGTAACCGAAATCAAGTGACTGGAACTAGCCAGTGACATAAATTTACAGCCTTTCATATTTTATATGGATCGTAAAAATTACACACGGACTGTTTTTGTGCCCAAACGGGAGAGTAACAGGAGGACAAATACAGGCAATGGATCGATTTCCAGCCCGTATAAAACAatgtgctgtgtgaatgtagcctgtagTGAGTCACCTCTGTGtgcaggacctggaggatctATGGCTCAGGGAAGATGCTGTAACCCAATCCACAGTAGATGGAACATTTAGACAGTGGGGAACATGTATTACTGCTATtgtgttctttttctttttttggggaaACATTTTGTGTAGCATTTCGCCACAAatcagagcatgctagacccagacttactttcgcAGCTACTTTAATTTGagattaaaaagtcgcaaaacaaaaagttgcaaaagtgagactaaatggGCAACTCTTCActtgtatcacaaagggaaactTTAATACaatttaagatacattgcaatgattaagtaggaggccaacttcaggaaacttgaaaaagtggcagcctgaaaactatgatacatgtgccccggtGACTTTACAGAGTACAGAGATTTTAACTTTAAACGTAGAAGCTACAGGTAAACAAGTAAGGTAAGATCCGTCCTGCCATGGCTGGTTTGCAAATCATGGACCATGCGGTTTCCTGTTTCACTGACCCAATACAGTCTAGAAGATCTTACTTGTAATATAGTATTTATATAATGCAAAGAATCTCTACTACCTGGCAAAAGAGCAGTGCAGACATTGTAAGGGCTCATTTCCACAAACATAATGGGGACCGAGATGCGGCCGCACCATTTGTGGCCACGTATCAGtcaccattgacatctatggcacctggtcacttTACCGTGAGCACATGTtatctcactgcaccgtgaccatgCACgacgaaatataggacatgtcctatatttcgacGTGTTACAGCGCCGGCCActcgcttctctatggagaggggaggattgAGCGCtgccctcctctccagcgtgcggCTGTATGTTCGCCCAGGCTTTGTTCAcctcatgtgaatgtgccctaaactTGAAAATTCTCAGTACAGACTAAAAGTGACACCAGTGGGCACCAGTTTCTTTGCGATATACCGGGCTTCTCAGTAGTAGATAATAACCATGTGACTCTTCACCTACCCTTCCAGCTATAAACCTGGTTAAATTATTGCTTAACTTGTTTTTCATTTGTGTATGTGTTCCTGACTTGATTTGTCTGTCATGGTGTATAAGGTAACTTGTAGCCCAATTTATGCCGCACTCTTGGAGGGCGCTATAAAGTGGTCTTTCGATGGTCTGCCAAATACATGTGAGTTGGTTTTGTAAAATCACTACCCCCCTAAGTAGATGAATATCCCAGATATACAGCCATGCTGTATATATTCATGACGTTGATGCAACATCATAACTAGAATATAAATTGTATTACTAATAAGCACAGATGCACGTGCCTGCACTAAATGCTTTTAATGTTAATGAAACAGTGACCATTCTGTTAtatagtagagcatgtcctagtcaatCTGTTTTTTCACATGTTGCTTAGGGCACATCACATGgctgtctgcggggacgtacatgctgccgcatgtacgtccccataggcgGCAATAGCGACATGGCGCAGATacatccgggccgcacaccgctaaaagatagagcatgttctatctttcggcgtgtgtgcggccgtgtaccgctattctctatggagggaggagaggacacctccgcctcctctccagcacaaggccctgtgaatgtacccttatattgtatatttcttgAGATTTCATGAAAAAAAGCTTGCCAGACTAATACAAATCTTgatttttacaactttcattgTCTTTCTTTACCttcaaatagacaaaaaaaaaatcttcaattgTTCTGCATGGTCATCTTATGTGAATCTAGACAATAATACTGTTAACTCAAGTTCTGTAATGACATAGGCAGAAAAACCGAATGAAAGCAATCTACTGATGTGGAAGCTGCATGTCTAAACAATTCTTAACAGCTTGATTGCAATGCGTCAATGGGTTCTTTATGGTTTTGAGTCACAAGTTTATATGTAAATTGCcatagagcaaaaaaaaaaaaaaaaactgagcacTTCTGATTTatgagcatcattttaaaagttgattttggacaGAAGgcagccatggaaaacaaatataagaaggtttccACAGATGAAATCACATAATTTTCTTCATAATATTGCGCTTTTACCCATAAAACAACATGGCTATTAACCATCATAACAATAGCCAACTGATTTTCAGAGAAAATTGTGCATCAATAACTTTTAAATACCTTATCTCCTATGTGCTGTCATTGCAACTTGCAAACATAGGCTGTCTTCAGACAACTGTACGGAGGATGtgtgtacggccacaagcttgcggccgtacatatgtcccccatagacggcaatggccacacGGAGCGATGCGGTACGGCACCGTAACGCTCcatacatgggaaaaagataggacatgtctaggTAATAAATCTACTAATTTCACATTAAATGAATGATAAACATAATTCATAGAACTGAAAAATGTTATAAACTATAAATAAACTAAAGAACTGGTGATGGTACATATTCTTTATAACACCTGTTGAAGCATAGTCCATGATGTTATCAATTCTTACTGACGTGTCCTGATGGCATTATGCTTGTGCTCAGGATACCACTGAATCACTGTGACCAACTTGTCTCAGCAGACTATTTACAGCATAatgcctcattcacacggccgtgtgCTCGCCTGGAGGGAGAGGGGTGAGCGTTTGTCACCCCCTCGTCCCTCCGTAAGCAGAAGAGCGACCCAACACAATCACGGTGCagcaggggcattgctagggtcgCAGAAGATCCGGGCcacaggccccaatgcatatgaaCCAAATTTTCAGTAGCAtctactcctgtacataaccgccttcacatgtggttgtgtcaataacaactgtacctaacatataaagctacagaaaacacaggagaaagcCCTACCTTTTTCATCTACCACAAAGTAACGTGACCTGTGACATGAAGTTCCTCTCTATCTTCTCCAATAGACCGCGCATCACCGCGTCTCATCTTCATCCACATGTTCACCACagagacatcttatgttctttattgtccctacatcttgggcCCCCAACAGTGTTACCCTGCTGTTACCCCTAACACTTTCTCTCCTTtactataaggcccctttcacacacacatgtatgcttTACTTGGGCCGGGCTGATGGAGaaggggtaagtgctcctcactTCTTCCCTCTCCATAAGAAGCCGTGTAGCCAGGCCTTTCTTACTGGAAAGATTTCTTTTCCAATGGCGGCACGGTGACACAAAAGTGTGCCAACCATACCGGACACTCTTATGGCAGCCGTATGCCACCATTAATGTccacctgtagatcttttattttatataaaagtaaaaaacataacaatacataacacaaaccaaacatatatacaaaatatatacaataacttacctgctggtccagccccattcacacctagcaaaaaaaataacttaaaatacaccgaaatgaataaacACTAATTAcctcaacccccacccaaccgattatcacatcctaaaccaagccaataaacaaagacaatcCACACCCACAactaaacataaatgaccataaatatgcataaacccaccccacacagcctcctgTAATGTCTGCCACAGACCCAACTAAAAAGTTCCCCCCAGCCACAAGTGAGGTCACCCACAGCCCCCTGCAAGGTCCCCTTCAGCCACCTGAAATGTACCTCGCAGTCCcctaaatgtcccccacagtccgCTGTAAGGTTCCCCGCAGCCCTTGTAAGGTCCCCCGCAGCCCCCTCCCCAATGTCCCCCGCAGCCTCCATGTCCTAAtagtcctctgtaatgtcctcttcagcaccatgtaatgtcccctgcagcctcctgtaatgtcctATTCAgcaccctgtaatgtcccccgcagccccctgtaatgttcctcgCAGCCCCTATAATGTTCCCCGCAGCCTCTTGTAATGCTTCCCACAGCTTCCTGTAATGCTTTCCACAGCCTCCTGTAATGTCACCACTATAGTGCTCATCGCTAACAAGGTCCTTAGGGCGTAAATAGTGATGAGAGTGAGGAATTTTGCCCGGGcaccggatcttttgacctatgCTCACCGTGCCCTGACCGGGAGCCATTGAAATCTATGGCGGTCATGATCTGGTCGTAAATCATGTGTGACTGTACCCTAAAGGAGGGTTTTCGTTGGAGACCTACAACTAAATACAATTATAacgcacacagtaatgtcacagcataCTACACAATAAACACCATCACTCCTTTATGAGGCAGAGTGAATATTGTTAAGTCTCATGCCATGATCCCCAGGGGTCACAGAAGCCTCTGCATCCCTTCTTCATATAGCCATGatatcttttttctttatttttctcatcTCTGAGTTTTCTAATGTGCTACTAAGTGAAATTGACACAATAAAAAGAGGTTTGCGTAAAATCATGTGAGTTAATGAGTAATAGTCGGTGCGGAGATAGGATGTACGGTACATAAGGGCTGAGTCTGAGAGACTGCATCATTGTCTGTTTTgaaggctaaagagaggaacctCCTTGACTTCTGGTCTTCATCATCCAGAATATCTTATTATTCCCTGTATACCATCATGCCTATTTTTACCCTGCACACCAATGTATGCCAGAGCGCATTACCCAAGACTCTTATGACTGACCTGTGCCAGCTACTTGAACAAGCTATGGACGTACCAGCTAAGGTAAGAAATGGAATCAAGAACGTAGAAAATGTATAAGGAGCCACATACTGAATGGGTTGTTTCAACTAGATATCTAAGAATGTAAGAGTGTGTTTTGACTGGAACAATGCAACAGGCAGTATAGTAAGATGCATCGGCACATCCAGGTGGAGGATTTAAATCATTTACAATATCATGTTCAGGAGATTGAAAAGAAATGGAGCAAATTGAAAAACTTCCATAAATAATAGTCATTTATACTAACTTTCTTGTTTTCTTTAAGTTAGAATATTATTTCCATAAAAACATTTTGGAATATGATTAACTGAAACTGAAAAGGTGGGCATATTCTTGTAACTTGGGTAACCTGTAAATTATCATCCATTCCATTGCTGCTTCTTCTTGGTTACTTGGCGATAACCATGTTTATACACAAGATGGCTGCATCAAATAAATGGGCCTAGCAGTAAGCTTGCTATGTCCAACAATTGGTTGCAAATGTCATATTTGTAGATGGAAATAGCATCAGCACACCCAAGTAAACTAAGACCAACTGGGTGTACCAGTGCTGAAGCAGCAGTGATTTTACATGTGTTAATTCACTTATTTTATCACGTTATTTGtcttttatgtacattttttttcgtCCTAAACAAACTCATTAAAAAACCACAATAGTGTGGTTTATAAATGTATTATAAATTAGGGTCAGGTTTGATTGGCCCACCAGTGTAACAGAGAATACTTAGATGAGCCAAGAcccaaaaacaatataaaagatCTAACAGAAGACAAGTCAATTTTGAAGTGAAGGGGCAATCACTTTTTCTTATAGAAtgatttataataatattatgaAAATGAATATTAGATTTTATTAATGATGCATTCTACATGGTGATCACCACCTCTGGTAAGCAGACACTAAACACTAATTAGGATCCAGCCTCTGCTAAAGAGGTAGCTATGAGTGCTACTACATCGCATTGAGAACATGATGAATCCTTCATCCCACTGTGCCCAACACCAGAAACTAATGTTATAACATGTGTGGCCTATGTTAaatccttaaaagaaatctaccatttgtttttatgcattttgaaccaaatataccttaaGAATTCTGTAgcgaaacatatctttttttaatccctgaatttagtggttttgctcaaaaaacaactataaaattcaggaccttggcaaAGCTGTGTTAAggctggctgccgtacataaaagAGATGCCTGAACTGttgagacaggactaatcaacctgagctggaagactcatacacagcagctggggaatggtgcagcgattgattacctctgcctgtcagggacaacactgtGAATACAGTGTTTTCAgtgggacaaggctggagcagtacaTAATAAGGGTAAGAGTAGAGCacaggggcagccacaggaggcagcctcattatcataattttataattggtttttctgcaaaaaccactcggttcagggattaaacaagatatgtttctgcaccagtgtagctatgtttggttcataatgcatgaaatcaaatggtagatttcctttaataagtttGTGAATAAGCTTTTGTCtgggctttaaaggggttctcaatgGAAATATAAAAATCATTAGAATGTTCAATGCTGTACACCATTACATAATTTTCACCCTGCCTAGGTGCTCTGTCTTGAAAATAAGGGAGCTGATTTCCCATGAATTACTATGATGCACCTACTCTGGGTCACATGCGTATACAGTGATACTCATGTGCCCTTTATTAGCTCTGCAACACTTAAGGGCTGGAACTCCTCAGTACATTATCTTCAATCCAGCCCCAGGTCACATGATATAATGATATGGTTCTCTGGAATGAAAGACTACTGCCGCATCATTTTAATTCACTGTAAATAGGGACCCCCTTGTTTACAAGACTGGACACATAAGTATAAGAATAAACAATCAGGAGATAGAATACAGCAGTAGCTGTTTCCCTcactaacccctttaaatgtagtaCATAAAGCTATTCTAACTTGTGTCTTCTATAGAGTTTTGCAATTATTATTCACGCTGATCAACAAATGATGTTTGCTGGAACAAACGAACCCTGTGGCCTGTGTAGCCTTCAAAGTATTGGAAAGACTGGTGGTCCAAGGAATGA
The DNA window shown above is from Engystomops pustulosus chromosome 1, aEngPut4.maternal, whole genome shotgun sequence and carries:
- the LOC140076637 gene encoding macrophage migration inhibitory factor-like, producing the protein MPIFTLHTNVCQSALPKTLMTDLCQLLEQAMDVPAKSFAIIIHADQQMMFAGTNEPCGLCSLQSIGKTGGPRNENYSKVLCEFLNKQLQIRPDRVYINFIDINGANVGWNCTTFAGVVF